A single genomic interval of Arctopsyche grandis isolate Sample6627 chromosome 8, ASM5162203v2, whole genome shotgun sequence harbors:
- the LOC143915795 gene encoding juvenile hormone esterase-like: MVYFHGGAFLMGSARLYPPSYLLEHGVLLVVVQYRLGPLGFMSLDTDGISGNVGLMDPVLGLKWVHKYIRHFGGDNTRVTIFGQSAGGCSVSLHLISPMCGSSHAYWAFDTNPTVYAKSLYSVLRNTTIMTINSEMEDVFKNVSLIEFMTAVYRQYEMYPEIKPSRAVLQKAGLVKYLTELPENMIQKGNYRTVPMMAGVVKNDGALFTAIIYDWMEIRNFV; the protein is encoded by the exons ATGGTATACTTTCATGGTGGTGCATTTTTAATGGGGAGTGCTCGGCTTTATCCAccttcttatttattggaacatgGTGTACTATTGGTAGTTGTTCAATATCGTTTAGGTCCATTGG GGTTTATGAGTCTTGATACTGATGGCATTTCTGGTAACGTTGGATTAATGGATCCAGTTCTGGGTTTAAAATGGGTCCATAAGTATATTCGACACTTTGGAGGAGACAATACCAGAGTCACTATATTTGGTCAGAGCGCCGGTGGTTGTTCAGTCTCCCTACACTTGATAAGCCCTATG TGTGGTTCATCTCATGCATACTGGGCATTTGATACGAATCCAACTGTCTATGCCAAAAGTTTATACAGTGTGCTGAGGAATACAACAATTATGACTATTAATTCGGAAATGGAAGATGTCTTCAAAAATGTATCACTAATTGAATTCATGACAGCTGTCTATCGTCAATat GAAATGTATCCAGAAATAAAACCCAGTCGTGCTGTTTTACAAAAAGCAGGTTTGGTAAAGTATCTAACGGAATTACCAGAAAACATGATACAAAAAGGAAATTACAGAACTGTGCCAATGATGGCAGGTGTTGTTAAAAATGATGGGGCACTTTTCACTGcaa tcATTTATGATTGGATGGAAATAAGAAATTTT gtataa
- the LOC143915319 gene encoding kelch-like protein 24, whose product MYSDIELIINNKRYAVHKSILHMASALFRRLLNDNIRVLEMDSKDIREISVSKAIEFLYKGTIEELQIEQIANIVKLAELWQLDKLKDYCYLFGERIFRDNSQVSQRLEDIDNYFINNFLDITTDIRFLNLSVENVKQLLSSDGLKVSSEEQVFKGLSQWVKHDWINRKKDLYSLMKCLRLPLCSVSFLLKEVRALCCESVEECQLLLDAILWHQFPQNRSSLKLMNSDIRNLDRRVLIVGGRSSDTPGLIEMYNPTTNSWTNFFKIDINITMFSAEKFQNNLIIFGGWDTKENRLNDKVYSFNLHTKQLTDLAAMNKKRFNATSVIINERIFVIGGDDMKSRVDTIEEYNIIENSWKIVASMIESRYRHASVVYKGKIYVFGGISDDYLSSVEEYDPNSNQWTKLSPMKWKRRNFTAVVVNDSIYCIGGHNYMGIVGQVEKFDPRSNSWTEVSNMPVKDYGFQAIYHNEKIICFGGMRNSKIQVYDPAKNTWQIIGEFPNQRVFYVALILERSF is encoded by the exons atgtatagtgatATCGAATTAATAATCAACAACAAAAG ATATGCAGTTCACAAGTCAATTCTGCATATGGCGAGTGCGTTGTTTAGACGATTATTGAATGATAATATACGAGTATTGGAAATGGATTCTAAGGATATCCGAGAAATATCTGTGAGCAAAGCTATTGAATTCTTATATAAGGGGACTATTG AGGAATTACAGATAGAGCAGATAGCAAACATTGTAAAATTGGCTGAGTTGTGGCAGTTAGATAAGCTAAAAGATTATTGCTATTTATTTGGTGAAAGAATATTTCGAGATAACAGTCAAGTATCACAAAGACTCGAAGATATTGataattatttcataaataattttttagac atAACAACGGATATACGGTTTCTGAATTTGTCAGTTGAGAATGTGAAACAACTGCTTTCTTCCGATGGCTTGAAAGTGTCATCAGAAGAGCAGGTCTTCAAAGGGCTATCTCAGTGGGTTAAACATGATTGGATCAACAGGAAGAAGGATCTGTATTCACTAATGAAATGTTTAAGGTTACCACTTTGTTCTGTTTCG tttttacTGAAAGAAGTGAGGGCCCTGTGCTGTGAATCGGTTGAAGAATGTCAATTACTGTTAGATGCCATACTTTGGCACCAATTTCCCCAAAATAGATCTTCTCTGAAATTGATGAATTCCGATATCCGAAATTTAGATAGACGAGTTTTAATTGTGGGAGGACGGTCTTCTGAT acacCTGGTTTGATCGAAATGTACAATCCGACTACTAATTCATGGACCAATTtctttaaaattgatataaatatcaCAATGTTTTCGGCAgagaaatttcaaaataatttgattatatttggTGGATGGGATACAAAAGAAAACAGGTTGAATGATAAG GTTTATTCGTTCAATTTACACACAAAACAGTTAACCGACTTAGCAGCGATGAACAAGAAAAGGTTTAATGCAACATCAGTCATTATTAACGAGAGAATCTTTGTTATCGGTGGAGATGACATGAAATCAAGAGTGGACACCATAGAAGA GTATAATATCATTGAAAACAGCTGGAAAATTGTTGCCTCCATGATTGAAAGTAGATACCGTCATGCCTCAGTAGTCTATAAGGGAAAAATTTATGTATTCGGCGGGATTTCTGACGATTACTTAAGTTCGGTTGAAGAATACGACCCAAATTCAAATCAATGGACGAAGTTAAGTCCGATGAAATGGAAAAGAAGAAACTTTACT GCGGTTGTTGTCAACGATTCAATCTATTGCATTGGTGGTCACAATTATATGGGCATTGTCGGTCAAGTAGAAAAATTCGATCCCAGGAGTAACAGTTGGACTGAAGTAAGCAATATGCCTGTAAAAGATTATGGATTTCAGGCAATTTATCATAACGAAAAGATAATATGTTTTG gGGGTATGAGAAATAGTAAAATACAGGTGTACGATCCTGCTAAAAACACGTGGCAAATAATTGGCGAATTTCCAAATCAACGAGTATTTTATGTTGCGTTAATTTTGGAAAGAAGCTTTTGA
- the LOC143915796 gene encoding glutactin-like — protein MFTFLYIEVVRSKITVETVVDSNLFQQAIIKCGSSHAYWAFDTNPTVYAKSLYSVLRNTTIMTSNSEMEDVFKNVSLIEFMTAVYRQYNMYPQIKPSRAVLQKGGLVKYLTESPENMIQKGNYRTVPMMSGVVKNDGALFTAFIYDWMEIRNLVSDDYFIRNNMTHRLFEYSGIQNTTNVLIDTFNNMYFKELFAMEKSITIADVAPGITDILGNILLKSPTLKQAKMTARYENQTYVYTLDYRGEHTRFGDGTYITKCPFDGGVHHSNDLLYLFPYPYTRPLNKQDTKIAKLLTDLWTSFAINGKPTSSLLNVEWPILKKIPYISQDLVNEEYKITSIESGLIGDDRKY, from the exons ATGTTTACCTTCTTGTATATTGAAGTCGTTCGCTCGAAAATTACTGTTGAAACTGTC GTTGATTCCAACTTATTTCAACAAGCAATAATAAAGTGTGGTTCATCTCATGCATACTGGGCATTTGATACGAATCCAACTGTCTATGCCAAAAGTTTGTACAGTGTGCTGAGGAATACAACAATTATGACTAGTAATTCGGAAATGGAAGATGTCTTCAAAAATGTATCACTAATTGAATTCATGACAGCTGTCTATCGTCAATat AATATGTATCCACAAATAAAACCCAGTCGTGCTGTTTTACAAAAAGGAGGTTTGGTAAAGTATCTTACGGAATCACCAGAAAACATGATACAAAAAGGAAATTACAGAACTGTGCCCATGATGTCAGGTGTTGTTAAAAATGATGGGGCACTTTTCACtgcat tCATTTATGATTGGATGGAAATAAGAAATCTTGTAAGTGATGATTATTTCATCAGAAATAATATGACACATCGATTATTCGAATATTCag gaaTTCAAAATACAACAAACGTATTGATTGACACATTCaacaatatgtatttcaaagaaCTATTCGCTATGGAAAAAAGTATTACCATTGCAGATGTGGCTCCAGGTATTACAGAT aTTTTAGGCAATATTCTTTTAAAGTCACCAACTTTAAAACAAGCAAAAATGACCGCAAGATATGAAAACCAAACGTACGTTTACACTCTTGACTACCGAGGGGAACATACcagattcggtgatggtacttATATCACCAAATGTCCTTTTGATGGTGGAGTACACCACTCTAATGATTTACTCTACTTGTTCCCGTATCCGTACACAAGACCACTGAACAAACAAGACACCAAGATAGCGAAACTATTA ACCGACCTGTGGACAAGCTTTGCTATTAATGGAAAGCCTACATCTTCATTATTAAATGTAGAATGGCCAATACTTAAAAAAA TACCGTACATATCTCAGGACTTAGTCAATGAAGAATATAAAATAACGTCAATCGAATCTGGATTAATAGGGGATGacagaaaatattaa